In Lascolabacillus massiliensis, a single genomic region encodes these proteins:
- the buk gene encoding butyrate kinase, with amino-acid sequence MATNTRILVINPGSTSTKIAIYQQEKVIFLKTIKHAPEDLRKFKRITDQYEYRKDVIYKELSSADVPVETIDAVIGRGGLVKPIASGVYRINESMRNDLLECKRGEHASNLGALIASDIAKLIPNAEAFIADPVVVDELQPLARYSGHPIFERKSVFHALNQKAIARSHAKSIMKKYEDLNLIVVHLGGGITVGAHYKGKVIDVNQGLDGDGPFSPERSGTLPVGQLLKVAFSGIYSYNKMAEMIVGKGGMMAYLGTNDAYLAEREANKGDEKCSEVLAAMAYQVAKEIGAMSTVLKGKVDGILITGGIANSKWFCNMIIERVYRIAPVYIYPGQDEMGALAENALMAINGEIEIKEYI; translated from the coding sequence ATGGCAACAAATACAAGAATATTAGTCATAAACCCTGGATCTACTTCTACTAAGATAGCAATTTATCAACAGGAAAAGGTGATATTTCTGAAAACCATCAAACATGCTCCAGAAGATCTGCGTAAGTTTAAACGAATAACTGATCAGTATGAATACAGGAAAGATGTAATTTATAAAGAGCTCAGTAGTGCAGATGTACCGGTAGAGACAATAGATGCAGTAATTGGTCGCGGTGGCCTTGTTAAACCCATAGCTTCAGGAGTATACAGAATTAATGAATCTATGCGGAACGACCTGCTGGAATGCAAGAGAGGTGAACATGCAAGTAATCTTGGAGCACTGATTGCTTCAGATATAGCAAAATTGATTCCCAACGCAGAAGCATTTATTGCAGACCCGGTAGTAGTTGACGAGTTGCAGCCACTTGCCAGATATTCTGGTCACCCTATATTCGAAAGGAAATCTGTTTTTCATGCTCTTAACCAGAAAGCAATTGCCCGTTCACATGCCAAGTCTATAATGAAGAAATATGAAGATCTCAACCTTATTGTTGTTCATCTGGGTGGAGGAATTACAGTTGGTGCACATTATAAAGGCAAAGTTATTGATGTAAATCAGGGATTGGATGGTGACGGACCATTCTCACCTGAACGTTCCGGCACTCTCCCAGTGGGGCAACTGCTTAAAGTAGCCTTCAGTGGTATATACAGCTATAATAAGATGGCTGAAATGATTGTAGGTAAAGGTGGAATGATGGCATACCTTGGCACAAATGATGCCTACCTGGCAGAGCGTGAGGCTAATAAAGGAGATGAAAAATGCAGTGAAGTTTTAGCTGCAATGGCATATCAGGTTGCAAAAGAGATAGGAGCAATGTCAACTGTATTAAAGGGCAAGGTTGATGGAATTCTTATTACTGGTGGTATTGCAAACAGCAAATGGTTTTGCAACATGATAATAGAAAGAGTTTACAGGATCGCACCCGTTTATATATATCCGGGGCAGGATGAGATGGGAGCTCTTGCTGAGAATGCTTTGATGGCTATAAACGGAGAAATTGAGATCAAAGAGTACATTTAA
- a CDS encoding SMP-30/gluconolactonase/LRE family protein, with product MKAIISIILLAMTVSLSGQKINLIAESAVIEKIGTGYSFTEGPAVSADGKVYFTDQPNDRIYVWDEIDGVSLWLEGTERSNGMYFNNKNMLVSCADLHNRLITIDENKNISPLFENYEGVHLNGPNDLWISPDGGIYFTDPYYHRGYWAEGHVEAQDTRGVYYLSTDGNVTRVVDDYVQPNGLVGTPDGKFLYIADINDGKIWRYDIDTDGTLSNKTFFAPKGSDGMTIDNYGNIYLTMGKVWIYSPEGELIQEIEFPESPSNICFGGKERDILFVTARTSVYTLKMNARGVNK from the coding sequence ATGAAGGCCATAATATCAATTATACTATTAGCAATGACTGTTTCTTTAAGTGGACAGAAAATCAATCTTATTGCAGAGAGTGCAGTTATTGAGAAGATAGGCACCGGTTACTCTTTTACCGAGGGTCCTGCTGTTTCTGCAGATGGGAAAGTATATTTCACCGATCAGCCAAATGACCGTATCTATGTGTGGGATGAGATTGATGGAGTCTCTCTTTGGCTCGAGGGCACAGAAAGATCCAACGGTATGTACTTCAATAATAAAAACATGTTAGTTTCTTGTGCAGATCTTCATAACCGACTGATTACTATTGATGAAAATAAAAACATTAGTCCACTTTTTGAAAATTATGAAGGTGTTCACCTAAATGGACCAAACGATTTATGGATTTCTCCTGATGGCGGTATATATTTTACCGATCCATACTATCACAGGGGTTACTGGGCTGAAGGACATGTTGAGGCTCAGGATACAAGGGGTGTCTACTATCTTTCTACAGATGGAAATGTGACACGTGTAGTGGATGATTATGTACAGCCTAACGGACTTGTAGGTACTCCGGACGGAAAATTTTTGTATATTGCGGATATAAATGATGGCAAGATCTGGAGGTATGATATTGATACCGATGGAACACTGAGCAACAAGACTTTTTTTGCTCCTAAAGGTTCCGACGGTATGACCATTGATAATTATGGCAATATATATCTAACGATGGGAAAAGTATGGATCTACTCACCTGAGGGTGAATTAATTCAGGAGATTGAATTCCCTGAAAGTCCTTCAAACATATGTTTCGGTGGTAAAGAGCGAGACATACTTTTTGTCACTGCACGCACCTCTGTCTACACTCTGAAAATGAATGCAAGAGGAGTAAATAAATAA
- a CDS encoding bifunctional enoyl-CoA hydratase/phosphate acetyltransferase, producing MIKELSEFIKLAKERPARRIAVAAAEDEDVLMALQNAVSEGVATPVLIGDKSKIIRIAESLNFNLDNIELIESNNNIESCRIAVEMVKTGRAEILMKGLTKTGDLLKAVLDKQIGLSTGNLISHVAFFQSPYYHKIFCVTDAAMNIAPSLDEKVQIINNAVSACHHIGIKKPNVAVAAAIETVNPKMEATVHASQLKEMNEKGKIEGCLIEGPLAIDIAFSREAAKHKGVNSEVAGNCDIVLVPDIEAGNMFYKALNFLGGAATAAIIMGASAPIVLTSRSDDERSKLLSIALATLIHN from the coding sequence ATGATAAAGGAGTTGTCAGAATTTATAAAACTTGCGAAAGAGAGGCCTGCTCGTAGAATTGCAGTTGCTGCAGCAGAAGATGAGGATGTGTTGATGGCACTTCAAAATGCAGTCAGCGAAGGAGTAGCCACCCCTGTACTAATTGGTGATAAGAGCAAAATTATACGAATTGCAGAGTCATTGAATTTCAATCTGGATAATATTGAACTTATTGAGAGCAATAATAATATTGAATCATGCAGAATTGCTGTAGAAATGGTAAAAACAGGCAGGGCAGAAATATTAATGAAGGGGCTTACAAAAACCGGCGACCTGCTAAAAGCGGTATTGGATAAGCAGATTGGATTATCTACAGGTAATCTGATTAGTCATGTTGCTTTTTTTCAATCACCTTATTATCATAAAATATTTTGTGTTACTGATGCAGCAATGAATATTGCACCATCACTTGATGAAAAAGTGCAGATTATCAATAATGCTGTTTCAGCATGTCATCATATAGGTATAAAAAAACCGAATGTAGCTGTAGCTGCTGCAATAGAAACTGTGAATCCTAAGATGGAGGCAACGGTTCATGCATCACAACTTAAAGAGATGAATGAGAAAGGTAAAATAGAAGGATGTTTAATAGAAGGTCCTCTTGCCATAGATATAGCTTTCAGTAGAGAGGCAGCTAAACACAAAGGTGTAAATAGCGAGGTTGCAGGTAATTGTGATATAGTTCTTGTACCTGATATAGAAGCAGGAAATATGTTTTACAAAGCACTAAATTTCCTGGGAGGTGCTGCAACTGCTGCAATTATTATGGGGGCATCTGCTCCAATTGTTTTAACTTCGCGTTCTGATGATGAGAGAAGCAAACTTCTGTCAATAGCTCTGGCAACTCTAATTCATAATTAA
- a CDS encoding nucleotidyltransferase domain-containing protein has product MNNLTISLFLELIKSAIWNRKAEETLFTDIDEQIWTELVSFAESQSVSALLYDGIMTLPESVWPDRKIIYKLFLQTQFIEKRNRRFNEELKNIFWEYEKLNTPFILLKGQGNALFYPIPNHRSPGDIDLYLFNKGDYQKVNRWAVSNGYEMDDENIHHQGFIYNDIQIENHKNICFFGIDKYDKLFSEKIQNVVENNKFKEVEIEGLKVKVLPDELNAFYIFYHIFHHFIHLGIGMKQICDWVLFMKTNSDNINRSSFNLLVDSFDLSYAMKQFAAFAIKYLEAKPEYFPFETDIKGKYVDLILDDVFSGGNFGYDLFKRKTFQNDLHRKWYSFKHSTVRISRIIGLAPQHIKPLPYIKLTTNLKLLLTGKKY; this is encoded by the coding sequence ATGAATAACCTTACTATATCACTCTTTCTTGAATTAATAAAATCTGCAATCTGGAACAGAAAAGCTGAAGAGACCCTTTTTACAGATATTGATGAACAGATATGGACTGAACTTGTAAGCTTTGCTGAGTCACAATCGGTCAGCGCTCTCCTATATGATGGAATTATGACTTTACCTGAATCGGTCTGGCCAGACAGGAAGATTATATATAAACTATTTCTTCAAACACAGTTTATCGAAAAGCGAAACAGGAGATTTAATGAGGAGCTGAAAAACATTTTTTGGGAGTATGAGAAATTAAATACACCTTTTATCCTATTAAAAGGTCAGGGAAACGCTCTTTTTTATCCTATTCCAAATCACAGAAGTCCTGGTGATATTGATCTTTATCTTTTTAACAAGGGCGATTATCAGAAGGTAAACAGGTGGGCAGTATCAAATGGATATGAGATGGATGACGAAAATATTCATCATCAAGGATTTATATACAATGACATCCAAATAGAAAACCATAAGAATATATGCTTTTTTGGTATTGATAAATATGATAAACTATTTAGTGAAAAAATTCAGAATGTAGTTGAGAACAATAAATTTAAAGAAGTAGAGATTGAAGGGTTAAAAGTAAAAGTACTTCCCGATGAATTAAATGCTTTTTATATTTTCTATCATATATTCCACCATTTTATTCATTTGGGAATAGGAATGAAACAGATATGCGACTGGGTGCTATTTATGAAAACCAATTCTGATAATATTAACAGAAGCAGCTTTAATTTGCTGGTCGACTCTTTTGATTTATCATATGCCATGAAGCAATTTGCAGCATTCGCAATCAAATATTTAGAAGCTAAACCAGAATATTTCCCATTTGAAACAGATATCAAAGGCAAGTACGTTGATCTCATTTTAGACGATGTGTTCAGTGGGGGCAACTTTGGATATGACCTATTCAAAAGAAAAACATTTCAAAATGATCTTCATAGAAAATGGTACTCATTTAAACACTCTACAGTTAGAATAAGCAGAATAATTGGACTGGCACCTCAGCATATAAAACCTCTGCCTTATATAAAACTTACCACAAACCTTAAACTATTGTTGACAGGTAAAAAATATTAG
- a CDS encoding Gfo/Idh/MocA family protein, which yields MNRRNFIKSSSLATVALASGLNSYSTPINRSSQKGVLKLGLIGSGWYGMVIAKAALQAGNVIISAVADVDTEHLSNSIAELTSLQGSTPRGFKDYKELLDVSDLDGVMIGTPPHWHALQFIAACEKGLPIYCEKPLSYDVDEGKAMVEAARKAGNIVQIGFQRRQNKAFKKAKDLIQDGRIGEVYQIGAQIHYNPGTQDTTIQNPPESLDWDEWCGPAPKLPYSPSVGHLAWRLEKEYGNGHLVDWGIHNIDIIRTIMGYGMPQSIQASGGLYKLKGKITTPDTLTATLNYSEVPLVWQHRLWGTGEIDSQYNNGVFFYGDKGTLFASDNRLIIKPTGNNQEQEVIDLTTPDMQEKHVEEFINAVRSNNKDLISCTTLDGFHSSASVLLSMIAYETGEKLIWDNQKGTVTNSENAVKLLARPYRQGYNRPKY from the coding sequence ATGAATAGAAGGAATTTCATCAAAAGTTCCTCCCTTGCTACGGTTGCCTTAGCATCAGGATTGAACAGTTACAGTACACCCATAAATAGATCCTCCCAAAAGGGGGTATTAAAACTTGGACTAATCGGAAGTGGATGGTATGGAATGGTGATTGCAAAAGCTGCACTGCAGGCAGGTAATGTAATAATATCTGCAGTAGCTGATGTTGACACAGAACATCTGAGCAACAGTATTGCAGAGTTAACATCATTGCAGGGTAGTACCCCCAGGGGCTTTAAAGACTACAAAGAACTGCTTGATGTATCAGATCTGGATGGTGTAATGATTGGTACTCCCCCACATTGGCATGCTTTGCAATTTATAGCTGCATGTGAGAAAGGTTTGCCAATTTACTGCGAAAAACCTTTGTCGTATGATGTAGATGAAGGTAAAGCAATGGTAGAAGCTGCAAGAAAAGCCGGCAACATTGTTCAGATCGGATTTCAGAGAAGGCAGAACAAAGCTTTTAAAAAGGCTAAAGATCTGATTCAGGATGGCAGAATTGGAGAAGTTTACCAAATAGGAGCACAGATACATTATAATCCCGGGACACAAGACACGACAATCCAGAACCCACCTGAATCACTCGATTGGGATGAATGGTGCGGACCGGCTCCCAAACTACCTTATAGCCCTTCTGTTGGTCATTTGGCATGGCGTCTTGAGAAAGAGTATGGAAACGGGCATCTTGTTGATTGGGGTATTCATAATATAGATATAATCCGGACAATAATGGGTTATGGAATGCCTCAATCTATACAGGCATCCGGAGGTCTCTATAAGTTGAAAGGTAAAATCACAACACCGGACACGCTTACTGCTACATTGAATTACAGTGAGGTTCCACTGGTTTGGCAACATAGATTATGGGGCACAGGTGAAATTGATTCTCAGTATAACAACGGAGTCTTCTTTTATGGTGACAAAGGTACTCTGTTTGCTTCGGACAACCGACTAATAATCAAGCCCACTGGCAATAACCAGGAGCAAGAAGTAATAGATCTTACAACTCCCGATATGCAAGAAAAGCATGTTGAAGAGTTTATAAATGCTGTTAGGAGTAATAATAAGGATTTGATTAGCTGCACTACCCTTGATGGATTCCACTCATCTGCATCAGTTCTGCTTAGTATGATTGCCTATGAGACTGGAGAAAAGCTGATTTGGGATAATCAAAAAGGAACTGTAACTAACAGTGAGAATGCTGTAAAATTACTTGCTAGACCATATCGACAGGGTTATAACAGACCAAAATATTAA
- a CDS encoding dipeptidase yields the protein MNEINNYVKANEDRFLDELFELIRIPSISSLPEHKEDMYRAAEKWKEILLAAGADKAEVIETNGNPVTYGEKIIDPDAPTVMVYAHMDVMPVDPLEKWKTDPFEPVVKDGKIWARGADDDKGQSFMHAKAFEYLVKSGKLECNVKFLIEGEEEIGSPNLPDFCEKHKEMLKADIILVSDTSMIAPDVPSITTGLRGLAYWQVEVTGPNIDLHSGLFGGAVANPINVLSKMIAQTMDDDGRILIPGFYDDVVEVSAEERAKMAKAPFSLDDYKKSLDLKEVFGEKGYSTNERTGIRPTFDVCGIWGGYTGEGAKTVLPSKAYAKISTRLVPNQDHNKIAKMFVEYFESIAPEYVTVKAEYLHGGPSYVCPIDLPAYKAAEKAFKDVYGKDPVPVRSGGSIPIIATFEEVLGIKSVLMGFGLGSDAIHSPNENFPLEQFYNGIRTIPLFYKYFAEEMKK from the coding sequence ATGAACGAAATCAACAATTATGTAAAAGCTAATGAAGATCGTTTTCTGGATGAGCTTTTCGAACTTATTCGCATTCCTTCGATTTCATCACTTCCTGAACACAAAGAGGATATGTATCGTGCAGCAGAAAAGTGGAAAGAAATTCTTCTTGCTGCAGGAGCCGATAAGGCAGAGGTAATAGAGACCAATGGAAATCCTGTGACTTACGGTGAGAAGATTATTGATCCTGATGCGCCAACCGTAATGGTTTACGCTCATATGGATGTAATGCCGGTAGATCCTCTTGAGAAATGGAAAACAGACCCGTTTGAGCCTGTAGTTAAAGATGGTAAAATATGGGCACGTGGTGCAGATGATGATAAAGGGCAGTCGTTCATGCATGCAAAGGCATTTGAGTATCTGGTAAAATCCGGAAAACTTGAATGCAATGTAAAGTTCCTGATTGAAGGAGAGGAAGAGATTGGATCTCCAAATCTGCCTGACTTTTGTGAGAAACATAAAGAGATGTTGAAAGCCGATATTATATTGGTTTCTGACACCTCAATGATTGCGCCGGATGTACCTTCGATAACAACAGGATTAAGAGGGCTTGCCTACTGGCAGGTAGAGGTTACTGGTCCGAACATCGACCTCCATTCAGGATTATTCGGCGGCGCTGTAGCTAATCCTATTAATGTGCTTTCTAAAATGATAGCTCAGACCATGGATGATGATGGCAGGATATTAATACCCGGCTTTTATGATGATGTGGTTGAGGTATCTGCTGAAGAGCGTGCAAAAATGGCAAAAGCACCTTTTTCATTAGATGATTATAAAAAATCACTCGATCTGAAAGAGGTGTTTGGAGAGAAAGGATATTCCACTAACGAGAGAACAGGAATAAGACCAACCTTTGATGTATGTGGTATATGGGGTGGATATACAGGTGAGGGAGCAAAGACTGTATTGCCATCTAAAGCTTATGCAAAGATAAGTACACGACTGGTTCCAAATCAGGATCATAATAAGATTGCAAAAATGTTTGTAGAATATTTTGAATCTATTGCTCCTGAGTATGTAACTGTAAAGGCAGAATATCTGCATGGTGGTCCTTCATATGTTTGTCCAATAGATCTTCCCGCCTACAAAGCTGCTGAAAAAGCATTTAAAGATGTATACGGAAAAGATCCGGTACCTGTGAGATCAGGAGGCAGTATTCCTATTATTGCAACTTTTGAGGAAGTACTGGGAATTAAATCTGTGCTAATGGGCTTTGGCTTAGGTTCAGATGCTATTCATTCGCCTAATGAAAACTTTCCACTTGAACAATTTTACAATGGAATAAGAACAATACCTCTATTTTATAAATACTTTGCAGAAGAGATGAAAAAATAG
- a CDS encoding TolC family protein produces the protein MYKSIFIYINIVLFSAVAFAQETYTLDKAITYAMDHSPVLNINKLKLQEASIQVDESKLQYVPDIYLSGDLRRNLIIPATPVPANVFDPSASEGELMYLKFNTKWNSSAGLNMKYDLFNPEKVNSVAKQQHQLRIQEYDTEMSEAELKEKVALAYADCIIAEEQVKLLKDDVVYFEELLDNANQLFKKEQISLSEKNDANRAYNESVSKFLEAEKIAGDRKAELLYLIGKDVTSENIESLFLEEDIPSLLEKVEQKKTSKNILNDLEVLRQQEVTNLASLKVKSAQFKYAPTLSLNGYLGSNYYNNDFSLFNNNHWRGNSYIGLSVMLPISRSLNTTKEVSRLRLQQQMETENLRDIHNKQEKERLNNLSLLQVRQKNYQLSRDSWEMSLQNSKAVQLQYEKGYIRQSDLLNEQQKAGQYRHNFLQAAYDLFNILITMD, from the coding sequence ATGTATAAATCTATCTTCATATATATAAACATAGTGCTGTTTTCAGCAGTTGCATTTGCTCAGGAAACCTATACACTTGATAAGGCTATAACTTATGCAATGGATCATTCTCCCGTTTTGAACATCAATAAACTGAAACTACAAGAGGCATCAATTCAGGTAGATGAGAGCAAGCTGCAGTATGTACCGGACATATATCTTTCAGGTGACTTAAGACGCAACCTTATAATACCGGCTACTCCGGTACCTGCTAATGTTTTCGATCCCTCAGCATCGGAAGGGGAGCTTATGTATCTGAAATTTAATACCAAGTGGAACTCATCTGCAGGTTTGAATATGAAATATGACCTTTTCAACCCTGAAAAAGTAAATAGTGTTGCAAAGCAACAGCATCAACTAAGAATTCAGGAATATGATACTGAAATGTCTGAAGCAGAATTAAAAGAAAAGGTTGCGCTTGCTTATGCCGACTGTATAATTGCTGAAGAGCAGGTGAAGTTACTTAAAGATGATGTTGTATATTTTGAGGAGCTTCTGGATAATGCCAATCAACTTTTCAAGAAAGAGCAAATTAGTTTATCCGAAAAAAATGATGCAAACAGAGCCTATAATGAGTCTGTTTCTAAATTCCTGGAGGCAGAAAAAATTGCTGGTGACAGGAAGGCTGAATTACTTTACCTTATAGGAAAGGATGTTACTTCAGAGAATATCGAATCACTTTTTTTAGAGGAAGATATCCCTTCACTGCTTGAAAAGGTTGAACAAAAGAAAACATCCAAAAACATTTTAAACGACTTGGAAGTTCTCCGTCAGCAGGAAGTTACAAATCTCGCATCACTTAAAGTGAAATCGGCTCAATTTAAATATGCCCCTACCCTTTCACTGAATGGATATCTTGGAAGCAATTACTACAATAACGATTTTTCTCTTTTCAACAATAATCATTGGAGAGGAAACAGCTATATCGGACTCTCAGTCATGTTGCCCATTTCCAGATCACTCAACACAACAAAAGAAGTATCACGACTACGCCTGCAACAGCAGATGGAAACTGAGAATCTTCGTGATATACATAATAAACAGGAGAAAGAGCGACTAAACAATCTTTCACTGCTTCAGGTGAGACAGAAAAATTACCAGCTTAGCAGGGATAGCTGGGAAATGAGCCTTCAGAACTCAAAAGCTGTACAGCTGCAATATGAAAAAGGTTACATCCGACAATCAGATCTTCTCAATGAACAACAGAAAGCAGGTCAGTACCGCCATAATTTTCTTCAGGCAGCCTACGACCTATTCAATATCCTGATTACAATGGATTGA